From one Actinomycetota bacterium genomic stretch:
- a CDS encoding LppX_LprAFG lipoprotein: MARPLTALTALITGAALLAGCGGGGTDMTQGMSAEQVLAESAKRTEALTSYRFGVDVKADVDIDADGAVGTLLANPLDINGEGGAEDPGDFTLDLTAKLGPGPIQANATKVGDSLYLTVLGQAIKLDVDAQTVESLDATQLAPAIAGWITNPQIVGTEDLGGVQVVHIRGDVDETALAEDIGGLAGGLGAEGTVTPGAGGPDGDLETGVVDVWVGQEDLLIHKAAADVVSKDPLAAAEAVKAIDLQISASISDFNQAVEITAPSGAREVSLDSIAGLLGG; the protein is encoded by the coding sequence GGCGGCACCGACATGACCCAGGGAATGAGCGCCGAGCAGGTGCTTGCCGAGAGCGCGAAGCGCACCGAGGCCCTCACGTCGTACCGCTTCGGGGTGGACGTGAAGGCCGACGTGGACATCGATGCCGACGGCGCAGTGGGCACCCTGCTCGCCAACCCCCTCGACATCAACGGCGAGGGCGGCGCGGAGGATCCGGGCGACTTCACCCTCGACCTCACGGCCAAGCTGGGCCCCGGCCCCATCCAGGCCAACGCCACCAAGGTGGGCGACTCGCTCTACCTCACCGTGCTCGGGCAGGCGATCAAGCTCGACGTCGATGCCCAGACGGTCGAGTCGCTCGACGCCACCCAGCTCGCGCCGGCGATCGCGGGGTGGATCACCAACCCGCAGATCGTAGGCACGGAGGACCTGGGCGGCGTGCAGGTGGTGCACATCCGGGGCGACGTGGACGAGACGGCGCTGGCCGAGGACATCGGCGGGCTCGCGGGCGGCCTTGGGGCCGAGGGCACGGTGACGCCCGGCGCGGGCGGACCGGACGGCGATCTGGAGACCGGCGTGGTGGACGTGTGGGTGGGCCAGGAGGACCTGCTCATCCACAAGGCCGCGGCCGACGTGGTCTCGAAGGATCCCCTCGCGGCCGCCGAGGCCGTCAAGGCCATCGACCTGCAGATCAGCGCGAGCATCTCCGACTTCAACCAGGCCGTGGAGATCACGGCGCCCAGCGGCGCGCGCGAGGTGAGCCTCGACTCCATCGCAGGGCTGCTCGGCGGCTGA